The DNA window TGAGTTCACATTCGAGACTCATAAGTTCTTTGTTTATCCTCCAAAGATTTGTACCACATGACTAAGATAAAAttatagctctgataccacttgttagAAATAACAATTCTCCAcatctccacaatgatatgatattgtctactttaagcacaaaaataaaacgattaataaaagtttatattatttgattgaatgaacttttcaataatttttttctaataaatttcatcgtaaaaaacataaataaaatttttcacACCAAGACGTAACTAATGTTGTGTGTTAAACGAACACGATTCTCcataatgatataatattgtccactatAAACGTaggctctcatggctttactttgggcttcccgctcacatgactttgctttggacttcctcAAAATGCTTCATGACCATTAGGGGAGGCGGGCAggaatttcatcattcaacagtatttaggattttgtttatttttttgtttattttttttgtttattattttgtttattattttgttttttttttgttttttttttttttttttttttttttttttttttttgttttttcggTTCGGGTGGCGATCATTTCATACATAATACGATAACCTAATAAAAGAGATTTCTTTCCTCGTTCGCCGGTATCGGTAGAAACATCCACTCTGTGAAGTCGTCGGAGCTAATTTCATCATCACCCTCAGCCTTCATCCaatcattcttcttcttacttGTACGAATTTCGTTGATCTTCAATAACTTCTTCTCAGATTCTCATGGCCACCTCTCAACACCCACCAGCTTTGCAGATTTTGggtaacttttctttttcggttTTGTACTTTCTTTTAGGTCATTTTTTCCTCTTGCAATTATCTCATCGTAATCTTCCTGCCAGTTCGAGGATCAGAAGGTTTTTCAATCTGGAATGGCCCCCCATTCATCGACAATCAGCCTACTCCGAACAAACTCGAAAAGGTTGCTTGCACCAGTACAAAATTTAGTGATGATGGATCCAAATTGTTGGTTACGAAGTCTGAAACTCTGAGCATTTACGAATGCCGTGATTTCAGAGAGATTAAGTCTTTTGAAGTACCCAATTTGCTTGCGGCTGCCTTGTCGCCCTGTGGGACTTATCTACAGACCTTTCAAAAATCTTCAACGCCTCAGGAAAAGAATGTTGTTCTCCGGAAGACTGCCACTGGTGATATTGTATACTCTCAATTTCAGAAGAATATGACCAAATTGACATGGTGAGCGGTGTCTTGTCTCTATGATGATCTACTTTGGTATATTGATTACATTATAGGCTTGGTCTTTCTCATATTTAACTTATAATGTTCAAGATAATCATCTTAGAAATGACATTTATACAACGTTTAGATTCCTTAGTGGGTATTCGCTTTCGAATCCTTGTGTTTTTGTAAAGATATTTACAATTTCAGACACTCTTCTTCCTTCTAGGCCTGCAATTCGATTCAGCTCTGATGAAACTGTTGCCTGTCGGATGGCTACTAATGAGATACAGTTTTTTGATGCTAAAGATTTCTCCAAAGGAGTTATTCATCGGCTAAGAGTTCCGGGAGTCACTGCAATTGAACTCTCAAGGACACCTGGAACCCACATTGCAGCCTTTGTTCCTGAGTCCAAGGTTGGGGTTTCTAATGATGTTTTGCCCATGGAGATTCACAAACTCCACCATTGTAGTGGTTTATTGTTTTGTATTTATGCAGGGGGTTCCTGCCAGTGTCCAAATCTTTGGTTGTGGAGATTCACAAGCCCAACTGATTGCTCGGCGAAGTTTCTTCCGTTGTTCAACAGTTCAGCTACACTGGAACAATGGTTCTACTGGGGTTCTAATTGTTGTGCAAGCAGATGTAGATAAAACCAACCAGAGTTATTATGGAGAATCAAAGTTAAACTACTTGACGACCGATGGGGCTCACGAAGGACTTGTACCACTTCGTAAGTACTAAGttccttttcttcaaatattatttgcATTGCATTCTAACAGCCTAACCTACTATTATTGACATTCAAATTTCCAAAGAGAAAGAACTGATTATTAAGGATATTGGCAGGTAAAGACGGGCCAGTTCATGATGTGCAGTGGGCACAGAGTGGTTCAGAGTTTGCAGTAGTATATGGATGTATCCTTCTTATTGTACCTTATTGCAGAAGGGGATATTGATTTTATCTTCCGTAATTAGATTGCAGTCTGAAATTGAACACTCCGTTATAATTAAGGATAAGCGTATGGTATCGTGATGATGATACACTCCATAGTCTAGGAAATCATTTGTCACTAGTTCCCGTCTACTATGGCCAAACTACTTCAACTGATGAATTCTGAACTCAGTTTCAGTTGGCTTATTTCTATCTGAATGTGCTTTGCCTTGTGTTAATGAGGCAAACTGGCCCAACAAGTGCTAGATTAGTGAACTTGTTGGATCGTGCATCTtctgttatttaaatattttacatgAAGATGTAATGTGTCCAATGTCTTCTCTGCCTGGTGGTTTCTTCAACTCTGTTCATCTATGTACCACTCATTTTAAATCCAACAACGGATCCCTAAAGGTCTTCAACATTTCCCCAAGAACAAATGAATATATACAAAGAAAAGTTAATGTTGGTAGAATCTCTTGTTGTGCCTTGGGATAATTCTATAATAAATGACATGTAAAGGCATCTATTCTTTCCCTTGAGGCTGGAGGTTTAAATCTCCAACCCAACTTGTTGtactcaaacaaaaataatgaatgaCATCTAAATGCTCTTGTTCTTGCATTTTGCTTCTGCTAGCTATGATTTCTCTTTCCCCTGCACTTGTTGTTCCTTGACAAAAAAATAGTTATGCCTGCAAGAGCAACGGTGTTTGACAAGAAGTGCAAGCCTCTTCTTGAGCTTGGAGAAGGTCCCTACAATACTGTACGATGGAATCCGAAGGGGAGACGTATCCTATTTTGAATGCTCTCTGCTTTTGTCTTTGGGATATCTATATAtgctttcttcattttgttttggcTGTTTCCcctgtttcttgtttctccTCTCTTCCCttcttatttcattctttcaagGGAGGAACTACAACggatttcattaatattcttttgatCATACGATCTCATGTCTggcataaatttaatttaaaggatTTGTAACCTTAATTCTCTGGCCTGCAGTTCTATGTATAGCAGGATTCGGTAATCTGCCAGGTGACATGGTATGTTATTTTGATGCTTTGCGTTCTCTCTCATCTATTTATTATGTGTTGAATGAAATGAACGAGTGCTCTTTGTTGTTTGAGGCATGTTTCTCTTCACTTCTTTcaagattattatttttaaactacaCTGCTGTTGCATCAAAATCTCCTGTTTTCTAGCTCGTCTCTCaataaaattacaagtttCAGCAAAGGTAAACATTTTTCAGCTTCTCAAACTACGCTTTGTGAATGGAACACTTCTTTCAAGACTATTCAAAGCCAATTGATATTAGAGTATATACGTGTAGCACCAACTTACATGTATTGTGTATTGCTTTCCATTTTAATGATTACTCTTTTCCCAAACGATTGAAGTGTTTTaagtctttcttttttaattactttaggTCTGAAATTGTTGAGTGGATTTGAGTGTTCATATTACATGAAAGTGAATAAGTTTCTCTTTGATTATGTGAATCAGTCTTGCGCtcatattattttgttcttctctttccttttcttgtccTCCCATGATTGGAGGAAATGatattcatatatatacattCATACTTACAAATCTTCTGTTTGCAATAATCTTTAACAGGCATTTTGGGACGTCAAGGAGAAAAAACAGCTTGGAACAACAAAAGCTGAATGCTCTGTTACCAGCGAATGGTCTCCTGATGGGCGCTATTTCATGACTGCCACAACTGCTCCAAGACTTCAAGTTGACAACGGGTACGCAAATTTTATTCATTGGCGTGCTGATATGCACAAAGATTGTgcttataaatgaaataatgcaAAAAGAGAAACTTATAAAAGATGCTTAAGGCAACTTGTGTAACCATTGAAGTATATCACTGTGTGATTTTATTTCAAGGGCGGTTCATTTTTGCTGACATTTAAGCATTCAAATTTGCGCCCGTTCAATATTCTTGGTCTCCCAGTCTATGCACACGGGAGACTCTGCTTAGCCATAAATAAGTTAATATCATTGTTGTCCTTCTATAGGATAAAAATTTTCCACTGCAATGGAACTTTATACTTCAAGAAAATGTTTGATAAGTTATTCCAGGTAAGAGCTGTTCATCTTTCATTTATAAAGACATTTAACATGAATACTCCTTGCTGTTTTCCTCATGCATACACTTCGTGCAGGCTGACTGGAATCCAGAGTCGCCAGATAAGTTTGGTGAAATTGATGAACTAGTCAAGTCAGTAGAATCACTAAATATAgatcaaaagaaaacacaaggTTCCATCTCGAAACTGTTATCTTATGTCTACCTGCTTATACATTTATCCAGTCCAATTGAGCAGTTAGATTCTTCCAAATCCAGGGCAAGGGTCAAAACTCTCACAAGCATCGCAAAAAACCGCCCCTTCGAACCCTCCTGTTCAGAAGCCTGCTGCTTATAGGCCTCCACATGCGAAAAATGCTGCTGCTATTCAGGCAGAGGTACTGATTTTTAAGTTCCTCTTGCTTTTCATCCAAGTGAAAGGCAATTATGATTAGATTTAAACATTTCCAAATCAAGCTCTTATATGCTAAACTTTCTGTAATACAGTTGCTTGGAGAAGGCCCTAAAGAGTAAGTCCATTCATTATGTATATTTCACTTATCATATTCTTTAACATGCCAAATTCTgggattaaataaatttgtgagTTAATGTAGATTGAGCAAGAACGCACTGCGgaataagaagaaaagggagaaacaaaaggagaagaaggcGGGTGAAGGTGCCTCAACAGCCAATGATGTGTGAGAAAATGCAGGATACAACGAAGAATTCATTTGCTGTATGCTTCTTCTACCATTTGCTCCTGGAGAATTTGAGTTGAGGTTAGGTTCTCAGAAATGCCATTCAACATCTGAttcaaatgaaatattaacTGCCAAGGGAGACATTTGGTACGTTCAATCcttcaaaaattttgaggaatttttttttaatgtcataCAAGTCTTAGAGTCTGTTGAGTACTAAGTTTTCTTCATGCCTGTATGGCTTTAACCGTCCTTAGCTGCTGCAGTTATCCGGTTGGAATATACTATCTAATGAATTGAATGAAGGAATAAGCCGTTTGGATTTCTCTCTGATTTTATATATGTGTTCTAGAGGTGTATTTTGGAAATGCTTTGAGCCAAACTAGGTTAATAGCATGGTTTATTAACGGAAATCATGTTTGACTCTATATTCTTAGACAGCAATTATGTAGAAGCTTAAATGCGAGGTAGTCCCAACCCGTCCATGGGAACAATTTATTCTTGGGACATTATCGCTTTGATGAATCATGACAAGTTAACAAATCAAATCAGAATCCTGTTctgtttcatgcaattcttCAAGAGAAGCTCATGGGACATTAACAACCTTGAAAAAGTTACATGGGACTCACTAGAAACTACAAATTCAAGCAAGATAGAGCTTGGCTTAAACATCTAACAATGGATGGAAAAAACAACCTCCAAACGACAATCAAGCTCGTTAGGAATTATGTATGCAGGGCTCAAAATCTTAAATCAGTGTTCCAAGTACCTTGCGCACTAGGATTCTTGGTTACATGTCTTGTCCTCAGTTTTAAGACCTTTCGTCCCAGTGCATTCCTTAGTCTCGTTGCATGTAAATGTATGTCTTCCGGATCCATGTTGTTCACACATATCACCCGATGATTATTGCTTTCTGTGAAAGTTAAGGAATATGGGAAAACCCAATGTTAAAATACTTTGAAAGTTATAACTACCAAAAGTGGAGAGAGATGGAGAATTACTGTAGAAGCCCTTTAAGTGTGGATGCTGCCCACGAATGAGGTCAGTAACTATTTGTAGCTGAggatttttctctctaaaagcTGGCAATTCTGAGTCCATAAATGCCCTGCAAATTCAATGATAAGATCCAAATCTTTCAGGAAAATATGTTTCGCTGTAAAAGCTACATATCggtaataataacaacaaccAACATAACTATATATCATgaaatttcgaagaaaagtAAAGTTAGCAGCGAAATGTTACGATATTTTATTGATCTATATGATAGTAGTTGAGGATATGAAGCACTGATGAGTCGACGAGCATGGCTCCAACACCACAGTGATTATGACTGGGCTAAAGAAGGGTATCAACCAGGAAAACACAGGATGATAATTGGAAAAAGTTTGGTTTTATTTCACACAGAAAGGATGAAGaactttcttttataaaaaaaaaaaaaaaagctaaactGATAATACAAAATGTTGTATTAACAGACGCTCATAGAGGAATTAAATCAGACCACTCCACCCGACGACAAATTCTACTATTCCTCTCGAGCTAGATGCCACACAAAATAGCAAAAAACTAAACTATCATAGGATCCTTCCTATGTAATGAACGGGAAGGTTCAAAAGCACCTCCTCAAACACGAAAAACGCTCTCTATTTCAAGGCAATACAATCCCAAACATCGTAAGAAATCGGTTCCACCGCGAACTAACCAAATGACAATCCTGAAACAAATGGTCAAAATCCTCTTCCTCACTCCTACAAAGAACACACCAATGAAACTGCAATACCAAGAAAGCCTTTGGAGGTAGTCCTGAGTTTCACTCTTCCATCCAAAACTTAACAGTAATCCTTTggacaaaaagaaagggaacAAAAGAAAGCCTGAAGCAATACTTGTTCACAATAATCCTTTGCCACAGAGTACCATACTCCAAGTGGAAATTCCACAATCATTTGGACAAAAAGGTTTCATTACATAATTGCAGACCACCTCTCAATGACCAAATGAACTCCCCCCTCCTCCTAATCCCTACCCACAAGAGATTCCTCATTAACTTCTCAACGTTCCTGACTAATCGACACGGGCGTCCTAAAAAGAGAGAAGCAGTAAATACGAATTACACTCAACACATTGAATCAAGGTTAATCTTCCTCGACAACAACTgttttttgaactttctccACCACATTGTTCCAAAAACACACAGATCTTGGGTTATCTCCCAAAGAAAGACCGAGGTAAGATCCAAGAACCTGACTCACTTCACACCCCACCAAAGAGACCAAGTCATTTTagaagtgtgagatcccacatcagttggggaggagaatgaaccattctttctaagggtgtggaaaccttcccctaacagacgtgttttaaaaatcttgagggaaagacggaaagggaaagcccaaagaggacaatatctgttatcGGTAGGCTTGAACCGTTACAAGAAGGCTTGCAGTTCACTCAATGGTTAATTTTGGGCCTGAAATAGCTTCAAAGAACATAAAACCATCGAGTTTCCTATTGGAATTCTCCTTCTCTaagcagaaaaaaaaaaaaaaaagagtgtcATCATCTACAAATTGAAGGTGCGACAAATGCACTCTACCAGAACCTATATAGTGATGATTCATGCGTTAGTAGACAAGGTTGCTAGTTAATATAGATATGCATTTGAAATAATCATGCTGGAAAATGAAGATTCAAACTACTTCCAGATTAAAACTTAGGTCTCCATCAGTTAAAAGTGAATTCTCAGTAATGAAATAAGAAATCCAACAAACCTGATACCCCTGCTGCTTCCTCCCCAGTCACAATAGCTGACAATCAGCTTCTTAAGCTGCCATACACCTCGCAAAGCCATCTATACTATGCCAAGATAGTTCATACGCATTGATAGTTTCTTCTATATTCAAGAAGACTCAACAccattaattcaattttttttttcttttctaacaTTGAAAGCAAtaatttcaatcttttcaaATACGAACAATAAATGATTCGTTCTTGATTTTCCTTCTCCGTAGGTGAACAGAATAAACCAACATAATCCAACGaaacaaataacaataaaaccTTGGGAATTTGGAAAACGAGCGGCGGCGGCGCGATCGCACCAATGGCGAACCACTGGGTTTCTGGGGAATAGAGATTAGTAACTCTGATTTCGTCGGAAGGCTGAGACTGTGACAGCTGAGAgtgcggcggcggcggcggctggTAATGGAGTGGAGGGGGTGGCTGAACGTGAAAGAAAGAGGgtttagaagaagaaagctaagtattaaaaaaataataataacgaaATNtttttttttttttttttttttttgctaaattacagaaaatatatttgtattttaaaaattaattttaatgacaAAATTACTCTTAATTTTTCACTGGGATCACAGGAACTTCACGAtcatattatttaaagaaaccGTCACTTCAgttcaaattcttaatttcGTTCAAGATTCTAAtgagtttttatttgaaatgtttatgaaatgtcCAGAGTAATATTACATCCATTAACGACCAAACTATTATCAGGAGATCTTTAACATATGTGGTGATCAGGAAGGCGTCCGAGTATCGAGACGAGAAGAAATATGTTGAAGGAGACAACTAAATTGAGGACTGCTATAGAAAGATAGCAGCCATGCCCATGtccacattttaatttataatgaaatatattaatttataaatcaaaGTGTAATACATTATTTGTTTACACGTTTGTGTAATGAACAACATAAGAATATGAACGCCCAAAAGTTGGCCaagaactaaaaataaaaaggaagaaatgaaataataataaataaaaaacttaggaaagaaaatgaattctCTATCTTCTTTCACCGATCAAGTGTTAGTGTCCCGGGCCACTAGGACTTGGTCCGGAAGATAACTTACCAAGCCAACCTGAGACTTTCTGATAAACTATTGAATATGGGTCGACGTAATCAACACGATGATTTGAAGTCTCAGAGAGCACTCGTGCTGCATCTGTCATACTAATCTGACTCAAAATGATACCGAACACAACACAAACGATGAAAAAGGAACGAATATTTTGGAACGTCATGATGCTCAGAAAGGCAAAGATGGAGAGCTGTTTGGGATTGGCTTGTGTGATTTGGAAATGGGTTAAGATTTGGAGGGGTTTTTATAGTGAATGGAAGGGGGGGTTTTGGAGAGACTGATTTTGACCAAAGAATAAAAAGGTTGAATTTTTAGGGTATTTCTGGGAAATGGGATACACACACCGGTTTTGATTTAATGCATCAACTTTGAACCTTCAACTTTGAATGCTTCACTAACTCTTCAAATGTGTGTGCAAAACAATTTTGACTCATCTCATTTCCATAACTTGGTTTCTTAATTCTCGCATTCCACTTTAGATGTCCGAAATGATCGTACCGAATTAGACCCAAAATCAGTAAAGTGCATCATCTTCTTCGATTGTCCTCGATTGTCACTGGTCAATGACACCCTTGTTTATATGCGAGAAATTTCCTATATTGAATAATAGGAAGCGACAGGTCTTTAAAAATGACAACCGACAAAGTATATTCGAAGACGAAATTCATAGCTCAATTCACCACAAACGTACTAGTTTTTCACTATGAAATATCGATAAAATGTTGTAGGACACTAAAACCCCTGATAGAGAAAGGAAACACAGAAAGCAAGCAAATATAACCGCTCTAGtacactgctagtagatattgttatctttaggctttccctttcaagcttttaaatcgtgtctgctaggaaaaggttttcacacccttatagaatgtttcgttctcctctccaaccgagatgggatctcacaatccacccccttgggaccCACCCACTCTAAAATGTGAAAACTTTAGCATTTGAAATGCCTCTTAATTGAGTTTACAGAAACACAGTCAAGCTTTCCAAATGAAGAACACCTTATTTCCTCAATTTGGAGAAGCCGCCTTAATCAATTTGAAGCATAGTCTTATTAAAACATACAAATCTGTCTCCATCATCATATGCATGAAGTCCTACCCACATATATATCACAACCTCCCATTTACTCAGTTTTCCTGCTCAACCAAGAAGGCTTTCTGTATTAGAATCCCTTCCCCAAGCCCTCTCCTTCCAAATCCTCTCCACCTCCTCGAACGTGAGTCCCTGCGTCTCGGGAACGTACATGACAACGAACAGAACTGCGAGCACGGCTATGCCTGCAAGGATGAGGAATGTTGGGCCAGTTCCAGCTACTTCAGCGAGCGAAAGAAACGTTTGAGCCACAATCAAATTCGAAACCCAATTGACTGTTGCTGACATGCCACTACAGA is part of the Cucurbita pepo subsp. pepo cultivar mu-cu-16 chromosome LG03, ASM280686v2, whole genome shotgun sequence genome and encodes:
- the LOC111791257 gene encoding eukaryotic translation initiation factor 2A, which encodes MATSQHPPALQILVRGSEGFSIWNGPPFIDNQPTPNKLEKVACTSTKFSDDGSKLLVTKSETLSIYECRDFREIKSFEVPNLLAAALSPCGTYLQTFQKSSTPQEKNVVLRKTATGDIVYSQFQKNMTKLTWPAIRFSSDETVACRMATNEIQFFDAKDFSKGVIHRLRVPGVTAIELSRTPGTHIAAFVPESKGVPASVQIFGCGDSQAQLIARRSFFRCSTVQLHWNNGSTGVLIVVQADVDKTNQSYYGESKLNYLTTDGAHEGLVPLRKDGPVHDVQWAQSGSEFAVVYGFMPARATVFDKKCKPLLELGEGPYNTVRWNPKGRLLCIAGFGNLPGDMAFWDVKEKKQLGTTKAECSVTSEWSPDGRYFMTATTAPRLQVDNGIKIFHCNGTLYFKKMFDKLFQADWNPESPDKFGEIDELVKSVESLNIDQKKTQGQGSKLSQASQKTAPSNPPVQKPAAYRPPHAKNAAAIQAELLGEGPKELSKNALRNKKKREKQKEKKAGEGASTANDV
- the LOC111791259 gene encoding 54S ribosomal protein L51, mitochondrial-like isoform X2 yields the protein MALRGVWQLKKLIVSYCDWGGSSRGIRAFMDSELPAFREKNPQLQIVTDLIRGQHPHLKGFYKSNNHRVICVNNMDPEDIHLHATRLRNALGRKVLKLRTRHVTKNPSAQARQ
- the LOC111791259 gene encoding 54S ribosomal protein L51, mitochondrial-like isoform X1 codes for the protein MALRGVWQLKKLIVSYCDWGGSSRGIRAFMDSELPAFREKNPQLQIVTDLIRGQHPHLKGFYKSNNHRVICVNNMDPEDIHLHATRLRNALGRKVLKLRTRHVTKNPSAQGTWNTDLRF